A window of Oryza glaberrima chromosome 2, OglaRS2, whole genome shotgun sequence genomic DNA:
CAGCAACGACTCAACAATGACTTAAAAAGATGGCTACCGAGCTACAGCAACGCGACAGCGACACGACGCAGCAGCAAGTGGCTCGGTCGCTGCGGTAGCAGGACGACAGCGACTTTTGGCACGCACGAGCAGCAGCTACACAGCTGTGGCAGGGAGCGGCACAACGGTGGCTAGGCGGCTAGCGCAGCAGCGACGCTAAGCCAACAGCTAagcgcggcacggcggcggctactcAACGACACAAACAAaagattaaaacctaaaccgaGGGAACACAGATAGAAACCTCACCAAACCAAAGCGGTCGGAGAGGGAGAGACGGCGATGACGACCCGGCGGCAACACACGGAGACGATGATGACGCTAGACAGACAAtggattagattagattggatTAATACACTAGGAAAAAACCTAAACCGGTGAACAGCATGGGAGCGGTggttgccggcgaaccacggcacaataatgcaaatgagggcaccgggaggaagagaaggcgacggcgattCTTACCAACACTTATGCGACGACGAACAGTGAAGGAGATGGTCGGCGACGAACTCCAAAGGGCGGCGAGGTgggtccacggcggcgacgatttTCCGGCGACGAGTGGCGGCAACGGATGAATGGACGGGCTTCTCCCCGGCTGCGACGCTGTGGGTGGCGACGGCAAAGCTTGGCGACGACGGAAGGAGCAGTAGGGCCTCGTCGGAGATCAAAACACGACGGCGAACTTCGGGTTGACGGCGATGATGGAGCTCCGGTGGATTTCGGCTACGGggaaggggtggacggggtggagcTTGACCTTGCGGAGCCGAGAGAGGCGACGGTGCAGGTCGTCGACGGCCGAGGCGGCTGCTAGGGGTGGCTGGAGCGACTGCCGGCGGTGGACGGAGAAGacaagcggcgacggcgctacagCCTACAAGCGAcgcggagagagggagaggtggcggccgaaagaggagagggagggaacTCTATTTATAgacatgggagagagagatcgatcctaCAACGAGAGAATCGAAGTCGGGATTTTCTAGGGTttggtttggagagataaactcgaaaacgaatccaaattcgcatcgaattcaaagggataaaaccggatttttgggggaagagatagaggaggataaggggAATATTTTGCCTCAACTAATTTTGGAAATACACGAGAGAGGAGGCCGGAGCTGGAGGGGGAAGGCGGTGGCAATGGCGGCATCGGGCTCTGTCTCCAGCCGGCTGGAGGTTAGGGGCGACTACTGTAGCAGAGGGAAGGAAAACAGACTTTCAGCTGGGCTTTTTTTACTCAGCCCGATTGAAGGAGGGACATGAAATGGACTTCGGAGAAGGGAAAGAACCAGCCGAAAGGAAGGGAAGAATGGGCCGAGAACTAAAAGTGAACTTTTCCAGTTTCGGcccggaaaagaaaagggtattttttattactttcccaattaaattaatcactgaaatgatatCTGAATCGTTAAAAATACTTCCGGTGCTCTAATATTCCaacaaaaatcatgaaaaaaactTGAACACTATaagtatttaaaatatttataaaaagaccatttaatgattaatttaatatgcgAATCATTGCTGAACTACTCtttgtattttaaaaattagtaatTGAGCTTTgaaaaatccaagaaaatttcagagagtatattTATTCATggataatttaataaaaattaaatccagccatgctttatatttagaaaaatttatttcccacatttaacttcacttgtaaattaatgaacatttaatataaattctaatattaatttattaaataatttataaatcctaaaacaaaaatcaggatgtgacataaTTGTACAATCacggattaattaattaattaattaattaagggaTTTGCTAGACACctgtcatgcccagaaattcacgaaccagaatttctaagctgaatgtgcattaaatccctgtccagaactagccagggtacacaaacgataattgttgacatacagatccatgtcttacaaaaatataaaagattacaaatgcagcggaaaagataaaacgagctaAGCTTGGAAGCTTAGACTTCTGCAgctggcgactccactccacaggcaactcttgacggcagcgacgaaaccaaccctAACAAGATAGCTCCAACTtggaagatcttcagctctggtgtgaggaaaagagagcaagactgagtactacccactgtactcagcaagtcataccggaagagaaggtatgatgcaggatataaccaaatgAGGCTaagggttcatttgcataaagcaagcatttaaaagcagtagttgaaaacagtaaaaaaGTTGTAGtgattaatcaatattaaccaatcactgtccaacgctacaccatgttgcaacaggcccaaccaaccacctgaactacaccagttcattaaactaaactaggggtgagactaatcacagtgaatctggttgatcgcccataaccgcgggcacggctattcgaatagttttactctggccagaggtgtacaactgtacccacaagacacgattccacacatatCGCCAtgcccgaagtatcaccatgatactgcaagggggatatcgtgacaagacccttcgcataaccctcccctaaccatccacaccatgcTAAGGTTttacccccacccctcaaaaggcagtgggtaGTCCCCTCATGCgccacggtgaatccggcagttggacaaccggacaccccggccgacccaactacatcacgcccaccctcgccaccggtgcctaggaaagggtcgagctatatacttcagatcaagcagttacccactcccgcttgtggtaagcacggtaagtctcccatggtttcccgtgaaccggtccttaattgccatgggtgcgaccagcaaaaccatgtgcccacagcccaccattcagtgtattttaattaactaacaccattgcggtggcaccaatccaaagctatgctaatagtcaaagtctatgtaataatatgatccccatttgtgtactagttgaaccaggcatggctaagcattttcCTGAATCAACATCTAGTTAATTTGATACCCAatttatcaatggcataaggtaaacaataaatggctgagtaatagacccatcccacatgacattgtaaaaggaTGCaccatttaatagaaatgcggaatatttgtaaattgggtacaatatgatcaaatgtaatgcatgacttgccttgctctcgcattgatgagaccacaacaacgtcttcgaggaaccgcggatcgacgaaacggccgaaatctacgcgataaacaaagcacacaagcaaaacacactataagactactgaaacagagaacaaaaccatttttaatggattctagggtttttttatgaatttactgagacttgaatggacttaaacggagctcggatgaattagttatgaattttagaagattctttgtgtttttactaataaagaaaatgccttaattaattataacatcATCAAAGGAGGGGGAGCGCCGATAGGCGGGCCCCACTGGTCAAAGGCTCGAGGGGGCCGGtgcaccgtggaccgggaccacgggTCCACGGGACCAACGGCCCGGATCAGCCTCAAAGGTGATCGGACGGCGCTGGGAAAGCGGCCACCGGCTCGGCCTCGGCTTCAAACCGGCTGGCCGTGGCAAGAGCCGCGGCGCGCGCATGactgccggcgacggcaagcggcggcacgggaggtgGCGGCCACGGCCGAAAGTGAAGGTGCTCGCGGGAAGCGGCGGCAcgcgggagaggagagaaaggagagggagaggggtccTCACCGGAGGAGGCagtggcggccggcgcgggaaaacaaaggcggcggcgacgaccggagacACGAAcggcggacgggcggcggcaacaCCGGCGAGCGAGGGAAACGGGGCTTCAGGGGTGATTGGCGGCAACCAAACGGCGGCCGAGGAGCGGGCGACACCCGCgagagcgacgacggcggcttcacggcgcggcggcggctctagcggcGGTGGCACGCGGCTGGAGTACGGTggcaggcggcggagctcggtgcgatggcgcggcggccgtAGGAAGCGTGGGAGAGGACGGCGAATGGGGGAAACGAGAGAGGGAGCTCGGATGAGCATTTTTATGGGCGCGGGAGATGCGGACGAGGCCGGGAAAACCCCTgatttcgccggcgacgtgggaaggggagagagagagagggcaggGGATTCAAAATGAATCCCGCCCATTTCGTGCGTGCGCGCGGGGCGGGAGacgcgggggagagggcggcgacgcgggcgcgACGCGGAGTGCGGCGGAGTGGGGCGCGGGAGAGACGGGAAAGGCGATGGCGTGGGCGGTTGCCGGCGTGGGCGTGGGTGGCTGGAGGTTGGGGACGatccgacaggtggggcccacctgtcggcgtcccgaagggaggaggagggggcgcgggCCGGCCCAAAAAGGAGAGGGGCGCGCGCGGGCGACGGGGTGGACTGGGCCGATGGCCCAAGaagagggaaaaaggaggaaaagaaaaagaaaaagaagaaaggatttttcctgggattcTTTATTGCGGTTaatgaattttaattggttaaaattacttatagggctctgaaaattccactaaaaatcctgttaatatattgtgacatgtggaacTCAAGAGAAATCCCACAATgccaattccaattattaattgcatttattaattagggaattTGCTCTAGGTTAAATTTGAACCATTTCTTGAGGCAATTTATTaaacaaatttttaaagcaagaaaaagggggaaacttcagAGCGTGACAACAACTGCCGGCTAGACAGtcgaaaaaaaatactcaaaaGCTTTGAAAACGCACACATATAAGTAAGAAGATAACCATATAAAATTGTAAGACCAAACTAAACTTCGTTTCAGAGTCATtaaattaacaaattaaatgGCTAAAAACTTTGTTcttgagtttttattttttttcttaactatttTGTTAATATTATATCTAATAATTGAAGTcgattttaattaatcttgtaattttGTAGGTTTACTAATAGCACTTTACAGTGTTCAAAATACATAATCTATATATTAGCTATACAGAAATGTCCGGTTTTGAGCTTAGAACATATCCCCCTGATGAGaaatctgcaaaaaaaaaaaaaagaagtgtaagAAACATCAGGAACACATGTTGTATCTGACATGAAAGAGtaacaaagaaataaaaagaaaaatatgtgattatctgctatatatccTCCTGGTTATGCATGATTTTAGTTCTGTTGCAAAGAGTGATGTTGAACCCCCACCAAAGAACAATCTTCCCAATTCCCACAAATGACAGTAGCATTCGCAATTAGACAATCCAACCAAACCACTCAAACTCATTCTCAAGCAATGCAactaaataaatgaaaaaattaaaataccATATTATTTTGCCATggtttattaaatataaattacttcctccatttcacaatgtaagactttctagcattgcccacatttatttagatgttaatgaatctagacatatgtacatctatatgtatgtgggcaatgctagaaagtcttacattgtgaaacggaggaagtagaaaaaTTCTAAACCGTTATGAGTCATTCATGTTAAAATGCATTTTCAATCATGTGCtataaattactccctccatctacaaaagttagacatatttcacatttgagtttttccaaataagttattcctatttgtagtctttattcacttaaggccttgtttagttttaaactttttcttcaaacttctaactttttcattacatcaaaactttcctactcacatcaactttcaacttttttcttcaaacttccaatttcaattaaactttcaattttggtgcggaactaaacacagcctaagaatCTCAGTTACTACATGTTAGCTCGGTACGACACCATTTAAGAATCTCATCAGACATCTGCAGCATTTTAATTTGTTGGGGGGGTGCTAGTGAGCTTTCAAGATGGAAGAAAAATTGAAGAGGGAAAAAAGAACGCATCTGGCATACTGGATGCTCAAAATCGGTGGAAGGCTGCACAACGTTTGTACTGCCCAAATTAGCAGCGAGCAGAGCCAATGAAAATCTGTAAAAACCCAAAGTAATAAAGGACATGGAAATCCCCAAATCAGCTGCAGCGAGAGGctctggcgccgtcctcgtCATCTCTCCACTAGTCCTCGAGTAGTCAATCTGCACATGAACAGCTTGGTGGATAGGCAGATCGGACGGTCGTCCACAGGTGATGAACGAACAGTGTAACAGTTTTACTAATTTGTTGACAATTAGTAAAAATCTATTCgattttcaacttttttggATTCAAATTTCCTGAAAACTTAGAATTTCAGTCTGCCGATTCTTTTAGGACTCTGACatctgttgagttgtgatccaaattcatttgcactctgacatcgtcgtcgtcaaggCCAGATCTacaagggggcggcggcggagctcggcggcgacgtctCGCGACGATGACCTTGACGACGACCCGGGGAGACGACGACCTTGACGATGCTCggggcggagctcggcggcggtggcggcgacggctcgcgacgacgacctcgacgacgacccGGGGCGACAACGACCTCGACGATGCTCggggcggagctcggcggcggcggcggtgacggctcgcgacgatgacgacccggggcgacgacgacctcgacgatactcggggcggagctcggcggcggtggcagcgatgGCTCGCGACGACGACCCAGGGCGACGACAACCTCGACGACGACccggggcgacgacgacctcgacgatGCTCGGGGCGGAGCTCAGCGGCAGTGGCGGCAACGGCTCGCGACGGATctagaggagggcgacggcgagggcggcggctcgcgacgacctcgacggtggctccctaccgccgccgctgctcaccGTCGATTTTTGGCAAGCGGCGGTGGTAGGGATTTCAGCGgcaaagggggagagagagcgagcgGATGCAAAGAAAGAGAATGGGgaataggtggggcccacagatGGCTAGTGAGtttggctggccaaatttggctagtgaGGGGAAGGATTTGGCCAGCCAAATGGCTTGGCAAGTTGAatagagagactgttggagtactttttttttttaagaattgacaaaatttaacttggagagtCTTTTGAAGAGGCTATTGGAGTTGCTCTTACTCGGTAGATGATGAGCAACGACCAGCGATGGCGTGGACGGATCCTCATCTGGTTTCCACTTCGCCGGGTATGCAGCATCAGCGAATTGCCCTTCTCCATCTTGTTATGTCACAGAAACACGGGTTACTTAAATGAATTGCTACTGAAAACGACAAATACAGCGTAGAAATGACAATCAAACATTCTCACTCGGCTTttctcaagaaaaagaaaattcttaCTCGTCGGCAGAGTAGGAGAAGCCATCTTGTTATTTTGTAACAGATTAATGGAGTCAATTTAATTGAAGTACTACACTGAAATGCAGATATATAGCACTTAAACGACGCCTGTCTGATGATACTTACTCAGTTGATCAACACACAGTTATTACTTAATTACTAGAAAATCGGCGTGCTTATTGGCATGCTTGCTTAAGTTAGCCCGTAATTTTGTGTGTGGAGTATTTGTATACTGCTTAATTAGAGGTTATTTAGAACGTGAgaatttttaaagcaaataATCCGGTACTTAAAAAGTTCTATCAGCATCATACCTTTAAAGTACCCTTCTAGTgtgtttttagattttttttttgtgggataCTGAGGAAAAAACACTGCATCATAATAATATACGCTAACAAATTGATGAAGGTTGTATATTAGATGAATAGAAAAGTGTGTTTTATGAATATTTCATCTCACTTTTATAAATTCAAAAGTTTTGCCTATAAGCTGTTAAAACCATATAATTAGAAGGAAAATATGTTCATGATGTTTACACTTGCTACTAATTGTTTTATCTTTTCTAGAAATATAAGATAAAAACAAAGCCAAGTTATATGTTTCCAAATCTAACCTAACGCACATTGTACTTATTTGGATTATTTCTCAATGACTTTTCCAAAGCAATAAATTGgtataataagaaaaaatattgcaTTTTTATATTTCGATTTCTTTATACTGCATAttcctttttatatatttttattatttatttttttcttttaaaataatattatataggATGCTGATAACATGGCCTATGTACTTGCCTTGATTTTCACTTTAATCTACAGTAACCGTATCTGTTGTTGAGGAAATATGAAACATAAAAATGACATCAATATTGAACGTCgattattattaatttttccAATGTATCACAAGTTCCCAACATATAAATATGACTAAATATGCTAATAGCTTTGtggctgagttttttttttaaactcatGGATAGCTGGTACTGCAGCTGGTTCAGGCGTTCAGTTGCACATGCATGTGAGTGCGAATATGCAGCCGGCTCAACCGGTCAGCCCGCATTCTCTTGTGTATTTGTGCACGCACTGCCATGGGCCAAGGACCAAAGGCGGTAAGCCCATTGGGCTCATTTCATGGactctgactaggatgccacgctagctatatataggtgCAAAAAGTTGTTGAAAACAAAACTTGCACTATTGACATAATAAGTACTGTGATTAAatcatatatattgttttataaTAACTCCAAGATATAATAATTAGATTAAACGGTTAAGAAGTTTGTTTGTAATAAGCTTTTGGTACGCGTACGTGCCGAGTGTTTATACGAGcggagtaataataataataataataagcaGCACCTGCTGGAGTATCATGTCCGTGGCCGACGAACGACACCTGCAGGTTGGTGATCTTGTTGTTCGTCCTCGCCGCCTGCGAGCTGTCGTCGACGTACCGGCCGGCCTCCTTCTCCAACTCCGATGTCATCTTCGTCGTCGGGAAGCGGGCCAAGAGACTGCGCGGGGCCCGGGCCGTCGCCGCGTGCGCGCGGCAGCAGCCGGcggagagcgccgccgccagcaagAGACAGGGGaggaaggacgacgacgacgacgccgcccgcccggaggctgaagcggcggcgagctgcggcGCACTCGTTGCCCTTGCCCACCATGGTCTCGCCACCACCAGCTTCCTCTAGCTAAACACACGTGCTGTGATCAACTCTTTGGAAACGAAATTGAAGGAaagaaagctagctagctaaacgcttgctgctgctgctgctgcgtttGGAGCGCGCGGATATTTATAGGACCGTGAGCGGCGAGCCAGGCAGccagagatcgatcgatcgagccagCTACACATCATATTACACACACGCGTGTTGCGTATACGTGCATGCTTGCGCAGTTGCACTGCTTCCGCCTTGTGAGGCAGCTGATCAGGTGAGGGACTCGGTCGGTCTCTGGTTCTGGTTGGGTACGTCTCGCCGTGCAACAGAGCTGCACCGTACGCACTTACATATCCTCATGCGTGCACGCGTACACGTTTTCATGCTCTCTACCTAGCTATGTTGCCATACAAAATTGACGCGACATGCATGTGAGTAATTGATGATATATATCAAGTGAGCGACGACAAATGGGTTTTTGAAACTGAAAATCCAGAAACCACATGTTATGTcaggctatatatatacataaacgACAAATTCCCAACCGCTATGCTATATATACGTGTACTCAAAtactttatttaattttattactaGCCTTTTAACCAAGTCAGTCATTATTACtgccatgtgtatatatatgcaacacATTTTGTGCTCCTATTGTACTTTCTCATCTCACATCTTTATATGAATGAAGGGAAATGGTAGTTTTTAGGTGACTGAGATTTGGTGTTCACCTGCTCCCTAGCCATTGGATTGAAATCCAACGATTAGGGAATTGTCTTCAACCACTTCTCGGCGATGGCAACAGTGATGAAGAGATCCTCGCCGATCCCTTTATCTTCCTCATCGCCAGAGACATCCGATTGCGGTACATGACCTACGGATTAGAGTTAGGGTTTTGGGGCTGGGGTTGGGGAAAGCCGTGGGGTTTTGGGAAGAAAGGAGCGGTTTCTCCCAGGATTAGGGGGATGGCCTTCTGGGGTGGCCTGATCGACGAtgagcggcgaggcggcggaggcgctgctGGAGACGCGGAGTTAGAGGCACGCAGGTGGGTAGGGTTGGTGGCAGGGGTGAGGGATGTCATGGGGTTTGGAGGATGTGGTCATCGGCAGTGAACCCGATAGCACCACGCCACCACCAGAAGAttagagaggaagagagaggtggCCGGTCTAGAGGGGGCTCGCCGGCACCGTTGATCGCTTCTGGCTAGCTAGTGAGCCATGGGGCGAAGTGCGGTGGCAGTGGAGGCCTCAGTGCTCAGTAAGAAAGCAAGGCGTGGTGATTCGTCCTGAGTCTCACGTGCGTGCATGCGaactagaaaagagaaaaatcgtTAAGGGAGAGATAATGAGTATGCACAAATCTTGATGCGATCCTAGCCGTCCAAAAAAGTGACTGAAATTTTTCGGATTTTTCATCAGTTACATTAAAGCTAGACAAGACCTTATATAAATATGTTATAAAGTATACTTGTAGCATATCTTATGTGTTACTATGATATTGGATTTTCCCCTGTAACTCACCTGTTTATGTTTTACtgggatatatatatgtaatatgcTACAGTAGACATGCCCTGTAGTTATGACCTCACTTTATGTTGCCATACAAAAATGACTCGACATGCATGTGAACTAATCAAGTGAGCTACAAATGGTATTTGAAAACTGTCCATCAAGAAACCACATGTTATGTCATGCTATATCTATACATCTATGACAAATTCCCAACCGCTACACATTTCTAAAGCAACAAAATGCTATATATACGTACTCAAATACTTTACTTATTTTTGTTAGTAATCTTTTTTAACCAAGATAGTAACTTTCTTCaattcaaaaattgaaaatcAGATTGGGGAAAGCTGTATATAATACTCTCCTACCGCTTTACTCTAGTACTCTCCTACCGCTTGTACACTATAATAGTGAAGCGCAGCAGCAGAGAAGTAGCCAGTATTAATGATACTACTACCCTATTGTACTAGGCAGTATGAGCAGAGGTGTTAAGTTTCATCAAATGAAACGGAACAAGAATGGTTTGGGCACATGCTTGGGGGTCGGAGTTAACTGAGGCATGCATATATCTCCTATACCTGTTTGAACtactttgaagtttgaaccaGTGAAACAACTCGTCAGCACATCACACATGGCTGGTTCAGTTGGGTTTGGCACAATGTGCACAAGTGTGCAGGGAGAATATCAATAAGCATTGTTCTCTTAGTGTAATTAATGCCTAGGTAGAACACAACCAATAATTTGCTGTTAGTAGTAAAAAAAACCTCTTGAGATTTCACTGAGTAAAATGTATGAGACTTGAGGTAGAGGATCTCATGTTGGGAAAGTTTATCTCTTGGCATGGAAATCGAGAGGAAATCCTGGACGGCCGTTTTCCACCCGTTGCCTATGGGATTAACGTGATTCAATTCCGATTATTTCCATAATTACATGATTATGCGCACTAATAAGTAGCGCCAAATCTTTCCATGTTTGGATTGCCCCCGATCTCCCTCAGCGCCATACTAATAGGGGAGGCTAGTGTCGTGTATAGGTGATGATCTCTCCACGATCATCTTCTCCCCGGAAAAATCCCAAAACCCTATCTGATCAAGTTGAGCGCTGGAGAGAGAACGTGTGGTGGTTCCGGGACAGTGTAGGTGGTGACCGGAAGGCCGCCGCTACCCCGCAAGTGATCGCCGGTGACCCCTTCGGGATCAAGCCGGCGTTCCCACTGCTACTGCTACCACTACTTTGTCTACACCGACAAGAACAAGAACCGCATCAATGGCTTCAAACAACGGTCAGTAACATCAGAATTCCACATTAGGGTGATCATATTAGGCTTAGCACTCATGTCAGTAGATCACAAAATCTACATCTCAGTCTACCTAAACGGAGGAAGAGAGGTAGGGGTAGGAGGTGGCACTAAAAAGCGGTGTGTAGGGGGTGGCAGCAAGGGGGTGCTGCGGCTCAGCCTCAATGGTAACCACCTCTTTCCCTCCACATCCCTCACTACAACGGTCACCCACATCTCAATCGGCGGCAACCCCCATATGTGTCGGGTATGGCATCCATCATGGCGTAAAGGTCACTGATGTGAGAAGTCATCTCTACTGGGTATACGGTCGTCACGGatgaagtcatctcaatcgggcctcaactaaAACCCGTCACCGATAGTTTTGCCCCCACACGACCAGTCAAACAAGGGCCCATCATGGATGaccttatctcaatcgggcctcaattAACGCCTGTCATGGATGACCACAATCTCAAACGGGCccaaactaaagcccgtcacagatgactcaacTCAATCAGGCTTTAACTtaagcccatcacagatgaggtcatctgtgacgggcttaagttaaagtccgtcaccgatgagtatttcccccaaaaaatataaattctatttttTTGCTAGCTTCAGGGCTTTGCTAGCTATGTCCGCTgcaaaatgacagaaacaaataTATTTCACAATATCCCAGCATCCCCATTCATATAGAATCATTCACATACACATAtgccattcacatatttcacacatCCATTATTTACAAATTTCACAATAACATCTTCAAGTGCTAAGCATCAAAACCTGCAAAACTGAGTTATAAATTGAAACAAATTTCTAaccggagaaggaggaggtcgAGGTGGCGGGCATGCTTAGGGAGGTGGTCGGTGGCGGGCATGCTCAGGGCGTGCTCGGGACGACGGCCAACGCAGCGACGGGCTCGGGGACGGCGGGGGACGACGTGGAGGAGGTCGGTGTAGGACGGCGGCCGGCTCGGGATGGCGTGGAGGAGGTTGGTGTAGGACGATGGCCGGCTTGGGGACGGCGTGGAGGAGGTcggtggaggacggcgagcTCGGGCACGTCGGGGGACGTCGATGCGGCAGCAGCAAGGATGGTgtggaggaggtcgacggcggcAGACGCGGGCTCAGGGATGGCGTCGGGCTCCCAGACGACGGCAGCAATGCTAGGACGCACAC
This region includes:
- the LOC127764642 gene encoding BURP domain-containing protein 4-like; its protein translation is MTSELEKEAGRYVDDSSQAARTNNKITNLQVSFVGHGHDTPADGEGQFADAAYPAKWKPDEDPSTPSLVVAHHLPNFSSGGYVLSSKPDISV